Proteins encoded within one genomic window of Sebastes fasciatus isolate fSebFas1 chromosome 18, fSebFas1.pri, whole genome shotgun sequence:
- the LOC141756016 gene encoding uncharacterized protein LOC141756016, with amino-acid sequence MTERPAQDPPGSSAASVQMPDTLHVDLPHVDPQEVRLTINKLLMHMTAEHRAEMEDNLVSSEMIAVMVDCCMDIIQTSAEAIVDVVMPQVYRYLRIYGTFSPSILGLTEDRIQTYLGDSVERGLSNTLKVNVQDFVETKYFSQMLCSYISETVNTVLDLTTQTPTPESRLPVVFVSGVVSSLEAYANLLRLFAKILVGAVKARQRAQKTTEDEWSQTSEAKPLLFVLATKKDLTTMTEAYITRMVKHLKNVQKPHRCVNSSNRRDVCVRVGTNTQILTVKNRESERQRSAAPSHCGFDAIPAAVHDGDVIESRSESPPFGSVTVIDATEDRSAPSSGPSAMESIKNIAVELVQAFLEEVPEEEEVAHTGQKLKELIDRIFNVVMGGHDYQIPSVPAGMRLMDTVTYRRLRGRDVTDPGIVAHTLYLRTEEVVTRCAWQILLPDKLHLQLLQHPTVNSGVQSTTSDCGRVVGEGCYEANQGSNATYDVIHETQELTESQMQQSLAHTTLMTLVVGQMLNIIGVRDRAMIADLVMKVAEELQDVDPEKYKHFHAFFMGKHYKDISQAALNNLLWTYGSLQELHEAVRDQDPRFEASLLTVLRRQWETTLTPVPDRKTDKKTSVSFFDKLKKLCCKKKEV; translated from the exons ATGACAGAACGACCGGCCCAGGACCCACCAGGGTCCTCCGCCGCATCGGTGCAGATGCCTGATACTCTGCATGTTGACCTGCCACATGTTGATCCACAGGAAGTCCGTCTTACCATCAACAAACTTTTGATGCACATGACCGCAGA GCATCGCGCGGAAATGGAAGACAACTTGGTGTCCAGTGAGATGATCGCTGTAATGGTCGATTGTTGCATGGATATTATCCAGACTTCTGCAGAGGCTATCGTGGATGTCGTGATGCCACAGGTCTACAGATACTTGAGAATCTACGGCACCTTTTCCCCATCCATCCTCGGTCTAACTGAGGACCGAATCCAAACCTACCTGGGGGATTCCGTTGAACGGGGGCTGTCCAATACCCTGAAGGTCAATGTACAGGATTTTGTGGAAACAAAGTATTTCTCCCAGATGCTTTGTAGCTACATCTCAGAGACGGTCAACACAGTCTTGGATTTGACCACTCAGACTCCCACCCCGGAGTCCAGACTCCCAGTGGTTTTTGTCAGCGGCGTTGTGTCTTCCCTTGAAGCCTATGCAAACTTGCTTCGTCTCTTTGCCAAGATACTGGTAGGAGCCGTCAAAGCTCGGCAACGAGCTCAAAAGACGACTGAAGATGAGTGGAGCCAGACTTCAGAAGCGAAGCCCCTTCTATTCGTTTTGGCAACCAAAAAAGACTTAACGACAATGACGGAGGCGTACATCACTCGTATGGTGAAACACCTAAAAAATGTTCAAAAGCCACACCGTTGCGTGAACTCTAGCAACCGCAGAGATGTCTGTGTTAGAgttggcacaaacacacaaatttTGACCGTCAAAAACAGGGAATCAGAAAGACAAAGGTCTGCCGCGCCTTCCCattgtggttttgatgccatACCGGCTGCTGTGCATGATGGCGACGTCATCGAGTCCCGTTCTGAGAGTCCTCCCTTCGGTTCAGTTACGGTAATCGACGCAACGGAGGACCGTTCTGCTCCTTCTTCAGGTCCCAGTGCGATGGAGTCTATCAAGAACATAGCTGTCGAACTGGTACAAGCATTTTTGGAAGAAGTTCCGGAAGAGGAAGAGGTCGCACACACTGGTCAAAAACTAAAGGAACTCATAGACAGAATCTTTAACGTGGTAATGGGTGGACATGACTACCAGATTCCATCAGTGCCAGCCGGAATGCGCCTGATGGACACTGTGACCTATAGAAGGCTGAGGGGAAGAGACGTCACTGACCCAGGCATCGTGGCTCACACTCTTTACCTGAGGACAGAGGAGGTTGTTACTCGTTGTGCTTGGCAGATTCTCCTGCCGGACAAACTGCACTTGCAGCTGCTGCAACATCCAACTGTCAACTCAGGAGTTCAGTCTACAACTTCTGACTGTGGTCGAGTGGTGGGTGAAGGTTGTTATGAGGCGAATCAAGGTTCTAATGCCACATACGATGTAATCCATGAGACGCAGGAGCTAACGGAGTCACAGATGCAGCAAAGCCTTGCGCACACAACCCTGATGACTCTGGTGGTTGGGCAGATGCTCAATATCATCGGCGTTAGAGACCGTGCCATGATTGCCGATTTGGTAATGAAAGTGGCCGAAGAGCTTCAAGATGTCGACCCTGAGAAGTACAAGCACTTCCATGCCTTCTTCATGGGTAAGCATTACAAAGACATTTCCCAGGCTGCCCTCAACAACCTCCTGTGGACATATGGTTCACTACAAGAGCTGCACGAGGCGGTGAGAGACCAGGATCCCAGGTTTGAGGCATCTCTATTGACAGTACTGAGGAGACAGTGGGAAACCACCCTCACTCCAGTGcctgacagaaagacagacaagaAAACAAGCGTCAGTTTCTTCGATAAATTGAAAAAACTGTGCTGCAAAAAAAAGGAGGTCTAA